The following DNA comes from Bos indicus isolate NIAB-ARS_2022 breed Sahiwal x Tharparkar chromosome 3, NIAB-ARS_B.indTharparkar_mat_pri_1.0, whole genome shotgun sequence.
GCCCGTAGTAATAAGGAGCTCCTCCGAGTTGCCCTCTGACAACCAGGATTTCCAGGCTCCTGGACTCCCTGAGGGGGAGATCCGCAGCCCACCGGAGGGGGCAGAGATTCCTGGAGCTGGGCCTGAGAAGACGGGTGGTGCCAGCACAGTCTGCTCCCCGCTGGAGGACAATGGCTATGCTAGCAGCTCCCTGAGTGTTGACAGCCCTAGCCGCAGCCCTGAGTCTGCCTGTGGGACCCCTCCTGGCCCTCCAGACCACCTTCTGCCCTCGGTGGCCCAGGCCGTGCAGCAGCTGCAGGCTCAGGAGCGCTACaaagagcaggagaaggagaagCACCACGTGCACCTGGTGATGTACCGTCGCCTGGCCCTGCTCCAGTGGATCCGGGGCCTGCAGCA
Coding sequences within:
- the C3H1orf216 gene encoding UPF0500 protein C1orf216 homolog — protein: MFAIQPGVAEGAQFLGGPPPGVCPPELQPDSNSNFMTSAKDANENWHGMPGQVEPVVIRSSSELPSDNQDFQAPGLPEGEIRSPPEGAEIPGAGPEKTGGASTVCSPLEDNGYASSSLSVDSPSRSPESACGTPPGPPDHLLPSVAQAVQQLQAQERYKEQEKEKHHVHLVMYRRLALLQWIRGLQHQLVDQQARLQESFDTILDNRKELIRCLQQRAVPSGPRGQD